From the Bacteroidia bacterium genome, the window AGTAAAGACGGAAAGACAGCAGTGCTTTATGTTTGGTATGATAATGAATATGGCTATAGCCGTCAGGTAATTCGTTTTGCAAAATATCTTGCTGACGTTATCAGACTGACTTACTATTAATTTTTAAGATTTAAGAAAAACAAAAGGCTTTCTCTAAAAGGGGAAGCTTTTTTATTACTCCTTAAAGACAACCAACTTTTTATGCACCCTTTCATTGCCGCTGCTAATCACACATTGGTAAACTCCGTTAGCGATTTTGGACAATGAGATGTATTGCATAGTGCTCCAAGGCGGCAGGTTTTGTTTGTAAATTTGTTTGCCGGTTATATCAAATAATTGAAGTGTGCCGGATTTGTTCTGTGGCAAGAGATAAACTATTTTAAAATTACCATTGCTTGGGTTGGGGGAAATTGAAAATTTGAAATCATGTTGCTTAACGTCATTAATGCCTGTAATCAAACATGGGCAGGTAGTTTGTGTGGTATCACAACCAAGATAGTAGTTGGGATGATTAACATGTGAAAAACCTAAATAGCATGGTGTTTGGACAGCATGTTGCAATACATTACAAGCTAAACCTGCACTATCCGGTTGGTCAATAACACCAAAATAGGGTGCTCCGCTACACGATGAAATATAAAATTTACCGTTGGCCGCAAGGTACATATAACAAAAATCTGTCCAACCACCATAAGAAAATGTATCGTACTGGGCAACCAATTGCTGTGTTTGCCAAATTTGAGCAGCCTGCAAGTCATACTGGTAAATATTGATTTGCGAAAACTGATACAGTAATTTAGAATTAGGTGAAAATCCTAATCCTAATCCATAGATTGAATCAGGTAATAATGTGTATTTTGAGTTTGAAAATAAACCGGAACATCTGTCAAAATCAAAAAGCCGAATATCCCTTTTTAAAGGTTTACCCATTATTCCAGTAGGATTCATAGTTATATAAGCATACTTTGTTCCATCAGGCGAAAAAACCTGAATAGAGCTAAAACTTGTGTGCATCGGCACATTTAAATGTTGCTGCTGAATATTAGTGATGCCATTGGGGGTTAACAATACCGTAAACACCACATCGCTGCTGTCTTTAAGTACTGCCACCCACCAATCTCTGCCATTGGCATGTTTACAGGCTGTAACTCCAAAAACCAATGTGTCGCTAAATGCAATTTGATTTTTAAGTGTCACTGCTCCACGACCACTATCCAAAGACATGTCAATGATGGAGTAATACAGATTGCGCGGATATACACTTACATCGCCTGTTTGATGAAGCAACAAATATTTACCCACACTATCAGGATAAGGCAAAATTACTTGTGTAATTGGTTTTGGAAAACCAAATGAACAATATCCATTTGCGAATGGACCTGGGTTTAATCCACCACCATTAACCATAGTATCTCCTGTTGCATTGGCAATCCAACAACCGTTGGTATAAAACAATAAATTACCGGCACTGTCGGAAATATTGGCCTGTGCCTCCATAAATTTCATCTTCCTTACTTGTGAGAATACATTAAAGTTAATTGAGTCAATTTCTGCTATTGCTTTACCAGAAGATGTATAAGGAGGCATTCCAACAACATCATACCCCAACAAATAATTGTGATTATAACCCTGCCCCAAACAACTAAAGCCATGCAATAAAATAATACTGATTGTTATTAGCTTTTTCATCGTGCAATAATTAATTTTTTAACCCTGCTATAACCGTTGCTGTCTTTTATTTCTACCATGTACATGCCCTGTAAATACTTATGAGTATAAATGGTAAACTGTTTTTCACCATTCAGCTGCCATTCGCCCATCATATACCCCAGCATGGTGCGTAGTGTTAACTTCGTTAATCCATCAACCGGTGACAGTATCCTTACCTCTGTTTTGCCATCGGCAGGGTTGGGCACCAAATCAAAATCTATGGCTATATAGTTTGTAAGTCCGTTTGCCGTTTGAGCCATTCTGTAAATACCTTCCTGCAAGCAGGCATACAGGTCGTCATACTCCAAACTGTCGTTAAACAATGCCAGCATGTTTCTTGCTTGATAAACAGAGACCCCACCACTGTAGGGACATTGCATGGCAATGTTTAACAGTGTATTCATATCAGTCTGCAAACTGTCTTCGCCTAGCTGTTCTGCTTTTCGCAGTAGCTCAGTCATTGTTTTTTGATTTATCTGCGGCAACGTTACCGGTTGCACCGCAGCATTAGTATTGGTGCTGTTAACCCAATTGCCTGTTTGGATATTTTCAATCTGTTGCATTAAATTTTTACGTGTAGTCTGCTGTGTGTTTAATTGTTGTACAAGATTATCCAACATGGTTTCGTAAAGTGTAGTGGAGTTTTGTTTTAATAAGTTATCAACAATATTCAAACTGTCAGTAATCTGTTGTATCAAATTATCGGATGCAGCTAACAAACTATTAAAATAGCCATTGATAACAAAGGCTGATTTCTGAAAATCCTTTGTTTCACTCAGTTTGCCGATAACAGTGTTTTGATTGTTTATATAAAAAGCAGCAAGCACCGAGTCGCTGCCACGAAGGGTGTCGTTGGCAACAAGCAGTTCATAAAGATTTTGTTGGGCAATGCTTTTAGTTTCTTCAATAAATTCTGTTGACAAAGTATCGCCTCTGGCAATGTTATACAGCAACAGTGTGTCTTCTGATGTGGTAAAGGCTGCATAACAGTCATTGCCGCATTGGTCAGGTGTGCCAGATTGCGGAATAAACCATGGTCCGTTAGGTGAATAATTCAGTGGATGCCAGATGGTGTTAACCGGTGTGTGAATTATAATTCGAGATAAAGCTGGATCACCCAAATTGGTTGCATTAACTTTATTAAGCACATTTAACCACCGGTTGCCTTTCTGCATCTGTTGGCCAATGATGGCAGCAGTGTTCAGGTACAAACCCATATCGCAACTGTCCACATCGTTGGTACGATATACATTGTTTTTGGTGCAATCACCACCCATATACACTCCGCAGTTTTGAAAACGTATGTGATTGCAGTTGATGTTAAAGCCTTTGCTCTGTGCTACCTCCATACCTTTAGATATTAAAAGTGTGTCGGCTGGATAGTTGGAAATTATGTAGTTGCATGTTACCGTTGCCGTGTCGCTGCCTAATAGCTGAATGCCTGTAGTTAAAGGTTTTTGTGAGCCAACGGTATATTGATTAATGTTGTTGTAGTTGATTTGTGGCCTGAGTGCAAAGCTGCTTTTTATGCCTGTTGCAGCTGCATGTAATGCAATCATGTTGTTGTAAATATTGTAGTTAG encodes:
- a CDS encoding T9SS type A sorting domain-containing protein, whose protein sequence is MKKLITISIILLHGFSCLGQGYNHNYLLGYDVVGMPPYTSSGKAIAEIDSINFNVFSQVRKMKFMEAQANISDSAGNLLFYTNGCWIANATGDTMVNGGGLNPGPFANGYCSFGFPKPITQVILPYPDSVGKYLLLHQTGDVSVYPRNLYYSIIDMSLDSGRGAVTLKNQIAFSDTLVFGVTACKHANGRDWWVAVLKDSSDVVFTVLLTPNGITNIQQQHLNVPMHTSFSSIQVFSPDGTKYAYITMNPTGIMGKPLKRDIRLFDFDRCSGLFSNSKYTLLPDSIYGLGLGFSPNSKLLYQFSQINIYQYDLQAAQIWQTQQLVAQYDTFSYGGWTDFCYMYLAANGKFYISSCSGAPYFGVIDQPDSAGLACNVLQHAVQTPCYLGFSHVNHPNYYLGCDTTQTTCPCLITGINDVKQHDFKFSISPNPSNGNFKIVYLLPQNKSGTLQLFDITGKQIYKQNLPPWSTMQYISLSKIANGVYQCVISSGNERVHKKLVVFKE
- a CDS encoding T9SS type A sorting domain-containing protein, which produces MYRFIILQSQCADDPTKVRTVNFPTYEGQVLRKKKICGWLCWCLFLWFVSFGQAKEMNREVTLTSMQCSTFTVSGYFTQPGSCFYNVASVTSPANTTWKDSVCVNVLNACANTDTTFADSTFSGNATINNQSIFVANRFYVNGNLTLNNCTVYTAAGAQIIVQNGGVFTINNTTIQACDTMWRGIEVLANGIVTLNTSTIRDAENGILLRNKGIVKSVNSNFYDNIIGINAQPELAQSDVYGFAQLTVVGTTFTKANGFKPSYVGQPTHGTVPLSGIWLNNMFCTIGDNLFNENYFSKMEFGIYSVNSHLTLTNSKFEFISNSGSWPTKPSGTAVVSWGNSQNTLGVFNMLPLASGGTTVQQCDRGIYAIYSELKAHNLTFRQVLTGIYAARCKLRTADITYNDIQAKSYGIYLSRNEGAKSVTIEGNTITMQGSSKGVGITLDELTNTSSANYNIYNNMIALHAAATGIKSSFALRPQINYNNINQYTVGSQKPLTTGIQLLGSDTATVTCNYIISNYPADTLLISKGMEVAQSKGFNINCNHIRFQNCGVYMGGDCTKNNVYRTNDVDSCDMGLYLNTAAIIGQQMQKGNRWLNVLNKVNATNLGDPALSRIIIHTPVNTIWHPLNYSPNGPWFIPQSGTPDQCGNDCYAAFTTSEDTLLLYNIARGDTLSTEFIEETKSIAQQNLYELLVANDTLRGSDSVLAAFYINNQNTVIGKLSETKDFQKSAFVINGYFNSLLAASDNLIQQITDSLNIVDNLLKQNSTTLYETMLDNLVQQLNTQQTTRKNLMQQIENIQTGNWVNSTNTNAAVQPVTLPQINQKTMTELLRKAEQLGEDSLQTDMNTLLNIAMQCPYSGGVSVYQARNMLALFNDSLEYDDLYACLQEGIYRMAQTANGLTNYIAIDFDLVPNPADGKTEVRILSPVDGLTKLTLRTMLGYMMGEWQLNGEKQFTIYTHKYLQGMYMVEIKDSNGYSRVKKLIIAR